In Pseudoalteromonas tetraodonis, the genomic window TGCGCAATAAAGTGCTCAATGGCATTGATGATGTCATGCGCATGTCACTGTAGAGGCTGATATGAAAGGAGAATTAGCAAAAGTACCTGAGCAAAATGAGAGTAACCTAAAAGAAAGAGTGGTTAATCTCTCAAATAAATTAAATTTTGGCAGCTCAGGTGACAGAAGTGTCGCGACCATTGCTCTACTAGCGACATTAGTAGCGGCAACCATAGTCCTTATTTTATGGACATCGGCTAAAAACTACGTGCCGCTCTACGGTAACCAAGAAAGCTACGATAAAGCCAATATTTTAGAGATTTTAGATAAAGAGCAAATCACTTTTCGCATTGATACCGATAGCGGCAATATTTTGGTTCCTCAAGAAAAGCTGGCGGATGCACGTATTACGCTTGCGGCCAGAGGAATAAAAGCCTCTATGCCTGAGGGAATTGAAAATATTAGCGATAAAGTGTCTATGGGCACCAGTCAATTTATCGAATCTATGCAATACCAGCATGCCTTAGAAGGTGAGCTGGCGCGCACCATTATTAACATGCAAGGTATTCGTAACGCACGCGTGCATCTAGCAGTTCCCAAGCGCAGCTTATTTGTAGGGCGTACTGAACAAAAAACTGCGGCTTCGGTAATGGTGGATTTAGCCCCAGGGCATGAGCTAAAACCAGAGCAAGTGGAAGCCATTATTGCACTGATTATTGGCAGTGTGCCAGGGCTTGATTCTCGTTCTGTGTCGGTGGTGGATCAGCGCGGTAAACTACTCAGCGGCGACTTATTTGATACCACCCCAGTAGGCAAAGAAACCGATAAAAAACTCGCCTTTATCGAAAAAGTTGAGCGCAACATAGAGCAACGTGCCTCTATTATGTTGTTGCCAATTTTAGGCGAAGGCAATTTTAGAATTCAGGTTTCAAGTGATGTTGACTTTAGCGTGGTAGAAGAAACCCGTGAAATGGTTGACCCACAAAATGTATTAACACAAGAGTTTATTAAATCTGATAGCACCCTAGATCAGCTGGCGGCGGGCATTCCGGGTTCTTTAGCTAATGAGCCACCAGTGCCTAATGAACAAGCTGAAGATGAAAACAACGAGCGTACTTCACAACGAAGTGAGAGCAAGCGACAGTTTGAAAATGGCCGCTCAGTCACTCACACCCAATTTGAAGTAGGCCGAATTAAAAACATGAGCTTATCGGTACTTATTAATGAGCAAGTAGCAGGTACTGCTGATGGCTGGAGCGAAGAAAAGCTCGCTTCATTAGGTGAAATGGTAAAAAAAGCCACGGGGTTTAACGACGCACGCGGCGATCAATTCAACATAACTAGCTTTGCCTTTGTAGAACAAAAAATACTTGCCCCAGGTGAAGGCCTTGAGTGGTGGCAAATGCCAGAGCTTAAAGAGTATGCCCGTTATATTGTTGGCACTTTAATTAGTTTATTGCTGATTTTATTTGGCGTGCGTCCATTAGTTAATCACTTAATTAAAGGCAAAAGTAACGACGCAAACAACGCCATGGCAACCACAGATAATGAGGTTAAGTCAGTCTCTGCAACAGAAAGACAAAGTAGTCCGCTTGATGAAGCCATTAATGCGAAATCGCAAATAGAAAACTTAACTGCCAAAGAGGGCGCAAGCGAACATCAAAATATGTCGTTACCGCAAATAGGCAATGACTTTGAAGAACAGATAGCGCACATGCAGTTACTTGCTAATAAAGAAACCGAGCGTGTCACATCGGTAATAAAATATTGGGTAGAACAAGGAGTTGAAATTGAATCAAGAAAAGCTTGATA contains:
- the fliF gene encoding flagellar basal-body MS-ring/collar protein FliF is translated as MKGELAKVPEQNESNLKERVVNLSNKLNFGSSGDRSVATIALLATLVAATIVLILWTSAKNYVPLYGNQESYDKANILEILDKEQITFRIDTDSGNILVPQEKLADARITLAARGIKASMPEGIENISDKVSMGTSQFIESMQYQHALEGELARTIINMQGIRNARVHLAVPKRSLFVGRTEQKTAASVMVDLAPGHELKPEQVEAIIALIIGSVPGLDSRSVSVVDQRGKLLSGDLFDTTPVGKETDKKLAFIEKVERNIEQRASIMLLPILGEGNFRIQVSSDVDFSVVEETREMVDPQNVLTQEFIKSDSTLDQLAAGIPGSLANEPPVPNEQAEDENNERTSQRSESKRQFENGRSVTHTQFEVGRIKNMSLSVLINEQVAGTADGWSEEKLASLGEMVKKATGFNDARGDQFNITSFAFVEQKILAPGEGLEWWQMPELKEYARYIVGTLISLLLILFGVRPLVNHLIKGKSNDANNAMATTDNEVKSVSATERQSSPLDEAINAKSQIENLTAKEGASEHQNMSLPQIGNDFEEQIAHMQLLANKETERVTSVIKYWVEQGVEIESRKA